TGCACACCGGAATCAGCAAAGTCGGGATTGGCCACCACATCTGCCACCCGTTCTCCGGCTAAAGCCTGGGAGACGTAGCCGCCAGTGATGTTCTTCTGGAACCAGGGGAAGATCGTCTGAAAGGCCTTGGGCGTGTTGCGGAACAACGGGGTATCCGCCACGCAGCCGGGGTAGAGCGAGGTGAAGGTGATTCCCGTGTCTCCGTGCAGGCGGCGGTGCAGCTCCTGGGTGGTGATCATGTTGCAGAGCTTGCTGTCTTTGTAAGCCTTGCCAGGCTTGAACGGCTTGCCACTGGCCATGGCGATGGGGTCTTTGAAACCGCCCTCAAACCCGGAGAGATCCCCCAGATCCGCCGGCGCAGGGATGGGAATCTTGCCTCCCAGTTCCTTGGAGTTGGCGGTCACAGTGCCCAGGATCACCACCCGCTTGGAGGGGTGGGTGGACGTCTTGAGCCGACCCAACAGCAGCTGCACCAGCAGGAAATGACCAAAGTGGTTGGTGGCCATCGAGATCTCGTACCCCTGGGGAGAGCGCTCCGGCTGCTTCAGTTTCGGTTTGTAGACCGCCGCATTGCAGACCAAGGCATCCAACCGCTCGGGCAAGGCATCAACCGCTCGGCGCACACTGTCGAGATCACCCAGATCCATCAACACGTGCTGAAGCCGCTCCTTGGGGAGGTCCAGTTCATCAGCGGCAGCCGCTGCTCGCTGCGGACTGCGATTGGCAGTGATCACCGTCCAGCCCCGCTTCACCAGAGCGCGCGTGGCATTCAGGCCGACACCTGATGTGGTGCCGGTGATCAGAACGGTGCCGGGCGTGGACATCAAGACAGAGCCAGGAAGGATGTCAGTCTGCCGGTCAGCACTCAATCTCAACGCCGCTGGTCACGAATCTCAGCGCCAGATCACACGTAAGCGATTGGGGCCGATCCACTGATCCTGCTCGCTGATCAGGCGCTTCTCTCCTCCAATACTGAACAGACGATCAAACCGCTGCTGCAGCGTGTCCAATTTGGCCGTCTCGATGGACACCACTGCCGAAATTTCACTGTGACGGTCCATCCGTTCCTGATAGGCCACCGACAAGCGGATCAAGCTCACACAGCCCAACAAAACAAGACCTGCCTTGGCAGCCAGGGCGAGAAGGCTGCACTGCAGTTCTTGTTGGTCGGTCTGTCGCTGAATTGCTGCAGCCATGGTGGCTGCATCCGTGCGGGGAGCTGAACTTTGAGCCTGACTGGCGGTCACCGCATCAGCACGAACATCCGCTTTTAACGCAATCCGTTGACGGTGCCAAGACCAGCTCCACGCCCGTTGATATCACGAGCCGATTGAAATCAGGCTTCGTAGAGGCTGATGGAGAGACGCAGGGCCAGAACAGCGGCATGGGCAGCCACCACGAGGGCAATGAACACCTCAGGTGCAGAGAGAAGGGTTTCCATGGGAACCATGCATCAAACGCTCCCATTCTTCTCCGAGGGAGGGGCTGCAGGCCATCATTCGCAAAGGCCTGTCACACCAGCCCATGGATTCGGTTCTGATCGATGCCCCTGCAATCCGGTCGTTGGATCTGCGGCCGCTGGAGATCTGGAGCGATCAGCCGCTGAACACACTGCTCGGCCAAGGGCCAGTGCTCGAGCTCCGTTTCGACTGGCCCCGAGCCCAGGATGACCCGCGCGAACTACCGGAATGTCCGGAACCTCGCCTCTGGGCCCTGCGGGCGGATGCACGGTTCCCTTGGCTGCCACTGTTGCTTGAACGCGACCAGGGCAGCCTGATCCGCCATGTCGCCCTGGTGGTGCCCCACAGTTTCAGCCGCAGCGAAGGCCTGCGTTTTGATCCTGAGGCCTTGGAGCTCTGGGTGACGCATCGCTTGATGCTGCTGGACGACCTCTGCCAACAGCAGCTGGGACGGCCGATGCGAGGCAACCTCTCCCAGATGGCCGCAGCCCTGGGTTATGAGCTCGATGCAGGGTTCTGGTCATTACTGAACTGAACTGAACTGAACTGAACTGAACTGTTGAACAGTTGGCCATTCAGCTCAGCAAGAGCTGCAGGGCCCGCCTTGAGCTGTCGATCGCCAGGATGATGGCGAGAGCCTTCAGGCAGCGAACCAAAAGAGCTGCGTCAAATTGATCGAGACGGCTGGCTGCCCATTGGGCGGCAATGGCCGCCACCCCACCCAGCAGCAACCCCATCAGAGGAACCCCGCGGCCCTCATGCAGGAACTGCAGAGACGCTGCGCTGGCTGAACAGAGCACCGCTACCGTGCTGAGCCGCACAGCCTGATGAATCGGCACGGATAACGGACCGCTCATCAGCGGCACCATCACCAGCCCCCCGCCTAGGCCCAACATCCCGGCGGTCCAGCCGGCGATGCAACCCACACCAGCCAACTGCGGTGCGCTGCTGTCATCGACGTCCTCGCTTGCATCTTCCTCGGCCCGTTCCCGAACGCAGAACGCCAGCACGATGTACATCAATGTCTGCATCGCCAACAGCATCCATCCCGCCGCAAAGCCAGCCAGGCCACCGAACAACAGGGCCGAGCCAAAGGCCGCCAAGCCGATGGCGAGCCCGGGCCGTGTCGGTACCCGCCCTTGGCGCAGGTGAGTGATGGTGCCCGCCAGCGCCGTGGGCACAATGGCGAAACTGCTCGTGGCCAGGGCCTGATGGGGCGGGAGATCGAGCCAAAGCAGGAGCGGCGCAAAGATCAACCCGCCGCCAATGCCCAGCAGGCCGGCCAGCCCCCCCGCCAGCAGACCGAGGGCAATCAAGATCGGCACATCCCACCAGGGCACCATGGCGTGCGATCGATGCTTCCTTCCAGCATGCCCGCAACCGGGCGCCTGCTTCCCACCCAGCAAGCAGATGGACACACCCAGATGGCCTTGGATGCCTGGCTTCTGAAGCGGAGCAATGGTCCGGCGCTGCGTTTTTACCGCTGGGATGGGCCCTGGCTCTCACTTGGACGCCATCAACGCCAATGGCCTGAGCACTGGAATGATTTAGCCCGTCGCGGCCGCCTCAGCCTGGTGCGACGTCCCAGCGGCGGTCGGGCAGTGCTCCATGCCGGCGGTCTCACCTACGCCTTGATCTGGCCTGATGCACCACGACGTCGCCAGGAGGCCTACCGCCAGGCCTGTCAGTGGTTGGTTGATGGCTTCAAGGGACTCGGTCTTCCGCTGCACTTCGGATCAGACCCGGCTGGAGCCGAAGCCAGCAACTGTTTCGCCAGTGCAACGGTGGCCGACCTGGTGGATGGATCCGGAGTCAAACGGGTCGGCAGCGCCCAGCGCTGGCAGAACGGTCGTCTGCTTCAGCACGGAGAAATCCTGCTGGATCCGCCCGCCGACCTTTGGTCCGAGGTGTTTGGGGAAGCGGCACCGGCAGTAGCCCCGACGCAGATCAGCCGACTGGATCTGGATCAGCAGCTGCGCCAGAGCATGATTCAGTCGTGGCCTGACTTCTGTTGGCAAATGCAGCCCCTGAACACCAAAGAAGTTCAGGAGTTGGACGACGAACTGGCGTCCTGGTCGGAGCTCTGAGCCTGCATCGTCTGGACCATTTGAGGGAGCATCGCCAGCCCCAGGGGATAGCCATTGCGCTTGCGCGCCTCCTCAAGGATCGCGGAGGGGAGGCTCACCCCAAGACGCTTCAGCACCGCATCCCCCACATCCATACGATCGAGAGTGCCGGAGGGAAGCCCCGCAGCACTCATCACCAGAAGGCGTCCCTGGGATGCCTTCTCAACGGCCGGCACCGCTTCCACCAGAGAGGCGGAACACACGATTGAGGGCAGTTGAGAGAGGGGGCGCAGATGATCCTCGAGTCGCTGCTGGTCCCATTGCTGCACCGGCAAGAGCTTCAATGGCTGATCGTCAATCCAGCCCACCCAACGACCGCTCTTGCAGACGAGCACCCAATTGGCGGGTCCCTCCCCCTCGCTGGCGGTTAGCCGCAGCTGGCTGAGGCGCCGCAACGTCTGATCCGCCTCCAGCACGCGAAAGCGTCGGCCCGCTGCGGCCTCCACCTTCAACTCCCGCAGCACGTTCTGCAACTGCAGCATCTGGGTCTGACTGCGGTTGGCACTCAGCCCGAACCAGCCGATCAACATCAACAGGATCCCGTTGATCCCCCAGCCCTGCCAGAGCAGGACACCGCCCATCAGAATCATCAAAATCGACAACGCACGACCGGACGCCGACGCCACCTGAACGCCCTTCTGCTGACTGCCACTGATCTGCCAGACCAGGGCCTTCAGGATCAGCCCGCCATCGAGAGGAAGACCTGGCAGGAGATTGAACAGACCCAGCATCAAGTTGAGCAACCCCACCTGGCTCAACAGCTGCGTCGCCAAGGGCTGGGTGTCTGAGAGAGCTGCAGCACCCACCAGCATCCCGAAGGCCAGCAAAAGGCTGACAATCGGGCCAGCAGCAGCAATGCGCAGATTCCCCATCGCTGTGGGGCATTCCTTCTCAACCCGGGCGATACCGCCCAGATGAAACAGGGTGATGCTCAAGACCTTCACCCCTTCCCGCAGGGCCATCAGGGCATGACCCAGCTCATGCAGCAGAACGGAGCTAAACAGCAGCAAGGTTGTTAGAAAAGCCAGACCCCAGCTGGCTGTTCCCGAGGTCGTGGCGGCATATCGAGATTGGAACAACGTGGTGAAGATCGCCACAGCGAACAACCAGCTGGGCTGGAGCCGCAGTGGAATTCCGCCGATCTTGAGCAACTGCCAGCCCTCTCCCACCGCCAATTCCGTCGTGTGCCGCTGTCGCGGGCTGTCATCCACGATCCTAGGGAGAGCAATCGATGCAGCCCTTGCGTGATCCCCGCCCCACTCCAGACCTCAAGATCTGTGGGATCACCGACCTTGAGCAAGCACTCGCCATTGCGCGCATGGGCGTACAGGCGATTGGCGTGATCGGCGTTGAAGACACGCCGCGCTACGTCGAACCATCCCAACGCAGGGCCTTGTTCAGTGTGCTCGAGCAGCAGCATCCGCCACTGCATCGGGTTTGGGTTGTCGCAGATCCCGACGATGCGGCTCTTGAGGAAGCGCTGAGCGGTGCAGGCCAGCCCTCCGTGGTGCAGCTCCACGGCAGCGAATCAAGCGATCGCTGCCGGATCTTGAAACAGCGCTATCCCCAGCAGCAGTGGTGGAAAGCGTTGCGGGTGCGCGAGCCCGACGATCTCAAGCAGCTCGAGCACTACGACACCCATGTGGACGCCTTGCTCCTCGATGCCTGGAGCTCCGATCAACTGGGCGGCACCGGCCACCGGTTGCCCCTCGATTGGCTCAGTGAGACCGAGCTATCAGTGCCGTGGTGGTTGGCCGGGGGCGTGAGTGCGGAGTGGGTTCCAGAACTGCTCAGCAGAGTGAACCCTCAAGGTCTGGATGCCTCGAGCCGACTCGAAGAACGACCTGGATGGAAAAACCTCGACAAGGTTCAGGCCCTTGTCGAGGCAGTACATCAGGGTTGATTCAGACCTGATCAGTTGCTGAGCAGCGCTTCTTGCTGACGCACTAGCTCGAAGAACTCCTGCTTGAGGCTTGGATCGTGGCGGAAATCACCGCGCACCACCGAGTTCACCATGCTGGTTTGGGGCTCCTTCACACCACGCCATTTCATGCAGTAGTGCTGAGCCTTGATGATGATGCCAAGCCCCTGAGGCTCGCAGAGCTTCTCAATTTCATCGGCAAGGATCATCACCGCTTCCTCCTGGATGTGCGGGCGAGAAAACACCCAGTCGGCGACACGCGTGAACTTGGAAAGACCGATCACCCGAGCTCCAGGCTTGATCCCGATCCAGCAGTTGCCCATGATCGGCACAAGATGATGGGAACAGGCGGAGCGCACCGTGATCGGACCAACGGTGTAGATCTCATCCAACTGCTTCACATTGGGGAAGCTGGCCACTTTGGGTTGCTGGTGGTAGCGCCCTTTGAACACTTCCTGCAGGTACATCTTGGCGACCCGCTCGGCCGTCTCATGGGTGTTGTGATCGTTATCGATATCGATCACCAAGCTGCGCAGCAGGTCGCGAACCTTGTCTGCAACTTCAACCTGCAACTGATCCAGTTCTCCGGGGTGGAGGTGATCAGCAATGTTGTCGTTGGCCAAGAAGGAAACACCAGATTCGACCAACCGTTCACGAATACGGGCTGAGACCTGGGGCTTTAAGAGCTTGTTGCCGTTGCCGTTGGAAACGCCGTTGGAAACGCCGTTGGAAACGAAAGGGACTGTAGTGGTCATGGTGTTCGTTTAAAAGGCGCCGGCGGCCGGCATAAGGGTGAGGTCTTCGATCAACTGGTTGCTGGGTTGCATCGCCAGATTCGCCAGTGTCTCTGCTGCCTGATCGACAGAGAGCATGGCACGACGATCGAAATCGCTTTGTACGGTTTCCGCGTCCCAAAGCGGTGTGTTGACGGCTCCGAGGGTGAGGGTGCAGGCACGAATGCCATGGCCTCGCTCCTCTTCTGCCAGACAGCGGGTGAAGCTGGCCAACGCAGCCTTGGTCACGCAATACGCTCCCCATTGGGGGAAGGCATTGCGGGCCGCATGGCTGCTGATGTTGATCACCAGTCCGCCGTTCTCACGCATGGAGGGAACGACAGCAGAACAAACCTGCATCACGCTGGTGACATTCAGCTGTAGCAGCCATTGCCAACGCTCCAGCGGCATGGACAGAAGTTCACCGGTGTAAGCAGCACCGGCGTTGTTGATCAACACCGAAGGGGTCGCCCCCCGCTGCAATAGATCAGCCATCGCCAAAGCGATCGCATCGGGCTGGGTGAGGTCAATGGCTGCAGACGCCACAGAGACGCCCTGCTCACTGAGCTGTGCAGCGAGCTGATCAAGTTGATCGGCACTACGGGCCGTCAGCAGAAGGTCCCAACCCTGTTGAGCCAGAAGTTCGGCTGTGCGGCGACCAATGCCTCGGCTCGCACCCGTAATTAGAGCCGTTGGCAAAAACCGTTAGCAAACCGCGATACTTTAAGCCGCTTTCTCGACATCCTGTGACGTTTTTTCGAGAAAGCGCCCCATCGCCCTGAATTTGGAGTAGCGGGCATCGCGGAGCTCCTGTTCCGACAGGCTCAACAATTCATCGAGATGCCGGTCAATCGCCGCCCGCAGAATTGCGCCGGCCTCCAACGGTGCCCAGTTGTTGCCACCGGATGGCTCCTCGAGAACCTCATCCACCACCCCCAGCTCCAATAAATCGCGGCCGGTGATTCGCAAAGCCGCCGCTGCATCCGGCGCCTTCGCTGCATCACGCCAGAGAATGGAGGCGCAGGCTTCAGGGCTGGCAACGGTGTAAACGCTGTGCTCGAACATCAGCAATCGGTCCGCAACCCCGATCCCCAACGCACCGCCGGAACCGCCTTCGCCGATCACAGTGGCGATCACCGGAACGCGTAAGCGGAACATTTCACGCAGGTTGACTGCGATTGCTTCACCCTGGCCCTGCTCCTCCGCTTCGAGTCCGGCATAGGCGCCAGGAGTATCGATGAAAGTGAGGATGGGCAAGCGAAAGCGATCGGCGTGGTCCATCAACCGCATCGCTTTGCGGTAACCGCCCGGAGCGGCCATCCCGAAATTGCGGGCAACATTTTCCTTGGTGTCGCGTCCTTTCTGATGGCCGATCAACATGATCGGTCGATCACCCACCCGTCCAACGCCGCCAATCAACGCCTGATCGTCATTGCCACGACGGTCTCCATGCAGTTCGACCCAGTCGTCACAGAACATCTGAATGAAATCCAGCGTGCTCGGACGATGCGGGTGGCGGGCGACCTGAATCTTCTGGGCGGGAGTCAGACCTTGAAAGATCTCCTGACGCCGACGGGCTGCGAGGGTCTCCAGCTGCTGCAGCTGCTGCGACACGTCAACTTCGGAATCCCTGGCCAACTGGCGGATTTGCTCAATCTGCTGCTCCAGCTCAACAAGCGGTTTTTCGAACTCAAGCAGGGGGCGACGGGGCATGGCTCTCCGGGGGTCAGGCGGCAGTGGCCTGCAGGTTGGGATGGAGGTTCAGGGTGCTGAACCCATGGCGGACCGATGCCGCACCGATGAAATCCATCTTCTCGAGGGTGATGTTGTTGCGCCCCCAGCTGAAGTTGGTGTGACAGCGCTCGAACTCGAGCAGCATGGCCTCTGCGAAACAAGCAAACATCTGGCGCTGAGGTTTCTCCATCTCGGCGATGGCCATCATCGACCAACCGATGTCGCGGCAGAACTCAACGATTCCACCCTTCAAGACGTGAATCCCGCCACCAGCGACCTTGGTATCCAGATTCTTGGGGTAGCCCCCATCAATCATCAAACAAGGCTTCTTCAGGCTGTTGTGGTCGATCTCAAGCGTCTTAGGCATGCTTGCCACCCAGACGACCACATCCGCCTCCGGCAGAGCCTCATCGAGCGTCAGGATCCTTCCACCGCCGAGCTCCTGTTGCAGGTCCAGCAACGGTTGCTGCTGTCGCGCCACTAGTAACAGTTCTTCGACGCCGGTTCGCGCCTGCAGCCAACGGCAGACGGCGGAACCGATGTCACCGGTTGCTCCAACAACGGCGACCTTGGCCTTACTTAGGTCGATACCGAGAGTTGGCGCGTTGTTCTCCACCTGGCGGCAGATCACCCAGGCCGTGTGAGTGTTCCCGGTGGTGAACCGCTGCCAATCCAGGGTGGTGCTGCGCACCGTCTGGTGCTGCAGGAGATTGAAGTTCTCAAAAATGATCGAGGTAAAACCGCCCAGGGCGGTGATGTTGATGCCCTTCTTCTGGGCAAGTTCCATCGCGTTGAGCACCTTGCGGCGAGCCGTCTTGAAACGGCTCAACATCTCGGGCACAAAGCAGGAATCGATGTAGGCACCCTCGATGGTCGTGCCCGTTGGACTGGTGACTTCAACGTGCTCCACAAGCTGCGGAGGTGCGCTGCACCACACATCAAGATCACCATCCGAGATGTGATCGAACCCGAGTTCCATTGCCTTGCGGCGAGCGGCCTCAAAACTCGTTGAATGTCCGATCAGACCAAACATGTACTACTGCTGACGTCTCAAAGAACACCTCAAGGGACCATGCTCCCACGCCAACCGGTATCGACGGCAACGTGCCTGTCGAAAAACCGGCGTCAATTGGGTCCCGAACTGGCTTAAACGGCCAGAGCTGCCGCCGCCATCCGGGCGATGTCACGGGAGGTGAAACCGATTTCACCCAAAGCTTCTTGGTAGGCAATCAGGAAGTCTTCGATCAGGTCTTCCTTTTCCATATGGA
This genomic interval from Synechococcus sp. UW69 contains the following:
- a CDS encoding protochlorophyllide reductase; the encoded protein is MSTPGTVLITGTTSGVGLNATRALVKRGWTVITANRSPQRAAAAADELDLPKERLQHVLMDLGDLDSVRRAVDALPERLDALVCNAAVYKPKLKQPERSPQGYEISMATNHFGHFLLVQLLLGRLKTSTHPSKRVVILGTVTANSKELGGKIPIPAPADLGDLSGFEGGFKDPIAMASGKPFKPGKAYKDSKLCNMITTQELHRRLHGDTGITFTSLYPGCVADTPLFRNTPKAFQTIFPWFQKNITGGYVSQALAGERVADVVANPDFADSGVHWSWGNRQKKDGQQFSQELSDKATDPETARRVWELSMALVGLA
- the psaM gene encoding photosystem I reaction center subunit XII encodes the protein METLLSAPEVFIALVVAAHAAVLALRLSISLYEA
- a CDS encoding CRR6 family NdhI maturation factor, translated to MDSVLIDAPAIRSLDLRPLEIWSDQPLNTLLGQGPVLELRFDWPRAQDDPRELPECPEPRLWALRADARFPWLPLLLERDQGSLIRHVALVVPHSFSRSEGLRFDPEALELWVTHRLMLLDDLCQQQLGRPMRGNLSQMAAALGYELDAGFWSLLN
- a CDS encoding sulfite exporter TauE/SafE family protein codes for the protein MVPWWDVPILIALGLLAGGLAGLLGIGGGLIFAPLLLWLDLPPHQALATSSFAIVPTALAGTITHLRQGRVPTRPGLAIGLAAFGSALLFGGLAGFAAGWMLLAMQTLMYIVLAFCVRERAEEDASEDVDDSSAPQLAGVGCIAGWTAGMLGLGGGLVMVPLMSGPLSVPIHQAVRLSTVAVLCSASAASLQFLHEGRGVPLMGLLLGGVAAIAAQWAASRLDQFDAALLVRCLKALAIILAIDSSRRALQLLLS
- a CDS encoding lipoate--protein ligase family protein, with the protein product MLPSSMPATGRLLPTQQADGHTQMALDAWLLKRSNGPALRFYRWDGPWLSLGRHQRQWPEHWNDLARRGRLSLVRRPSGGRAVLHAGGLTYALIWPDAPRRRQEAYRQACQWLVDGFKGLGLPLHFGSDPAGAEASNCFASATVADLVDGSGVKRVGSAQRWQNGRLLQHGEILLDPPADLWSEVFGEAAPAVAPTQISRLDLDQQLRQSMIQSWPDFCWQMQPLNTKEVQELDDELASWSEL
- a CDS encoding site-2 protease family protein; translated protein: MGEGWQLLKIGGIPLRLQPSWLFAVAIFTTLFQSRYAATTSGTASWGLAFLTTLLLFSSVLLHELGHALMALREGVKVLSITLFHLGGIARVEKECPTAMGNLRIAAAGPIVSLLLAFGMLVGAAALSDTQPLATQLLSQVGLLNLMLGLFNLLPGLPLDGGLILKALVWQISGSQQKGVQVASASGRALSILMILMGGVLLWQGWGINGILLMLIGWFGLSANRSQTQMLQLQNVLRELKVEAAAGRRFRVLEADQTLRRLSQLRLTASEGEGPANWVLVCKSGRWVGWIDDQPLKLLPVQQWDQQRLEDHLRPLSQLPSIVCSASLVEAVPAVEKASQGRLLVMSAAGLPSGTLDRMDVGDAVLKRLGVSLPSAILEEARKRNGYPLGLAMLPQMVQTMQAQSSDQDASSSSNS
- a CDS encoding phosphoribosylanthranilate isomerase, producing the protein MQPLRDPRPTPDLKICGITDLEQALAIARMGVQAIGVIGVEDTPRYVEPSQRRALFSVLEQQHPPLHRVWVVADPDDAALEEALSGAGQPSVVQLHGSESSDRCRILKQRYPQQQWWKALRVREPDDLKQLEHYDTHVDALLLDAWSSDQLGGTGHRLPLDWLSETELSVPWWLAGGVSAEWVPELLSRVNPQGLDASSRLEERPGWKNLDKVQALVEAVHQG
- the folE gene encoding GTP cyclohydrolase I codes for the protein MTTTVPFVSNGVSNGVSNGNGNKLLKPQVSARIRERLVESGVSFLANDNIADHLHPGELDQLQVEVADKVRDLLRSLVIDIDNDHNTHETAERVAKMYLQEVFKGRYHQQPKVASFPNVKQLDEIYTVGPITVRSACSHHLVPIMGNCWIGIKPGARVIGLSKFTRVADWVFSRPHIQEEAVMILADEIEKLCEPQGLGIIIKAQHYCMKWRGVKEPQTSMVNSVVRGDFRHDPSLKQEFFELVRQQEALLSN
- a CDS encoding SDR family oxidoreductase; translation: MPTALITGASRGIGRRTAELLAQQGWDLLLTARSADQLDQLAAQLSEQGVSVASAAIDLTQPDAIALAMADLLQRGATPSVLINNAGAAYTGELLSMPLERWQWLLQLNVTSVMQVCSAVVPSMRENGGLVINISSHAARNAFPQWGAYCVTKAALASFTRCLAEEERGHGIRACTLTLGAVNTPLWDAETVQSDFDRRAMLSVDQAAETLANLAMQPSNQLIEDLTLMPAAGAF
- a CDS encoding acetyl-CoA carboxylase carboxyltransferase subunit alpha, which encodes MPRRPLLEFEKPLVELEQQIEQIRQLARDSEVDVSQQLQQLETLAARRRQEIFQGLTPAQKIQVARHPHRPSTLDFIQMFCDDWVELHGDRRGNDDQALIGGVGRVGDRPIMLIGHQKGRDTKENVARNFGMAAPGGYRKAMRLMDHADRFRLPILTFIDTPGAYAGLEAEEQGQGEAIAVNLREMFRLRVPVIATVIGEGGSGGALGIGVADRLLMFEHSVYTVASPEACASILWRDAAKAPDAAAALRITGRDLLELGVVDEVLEEPSGGNNWAPLEAGAILRAAIDRHLDELLSLSEQELRDARYSKFRAMGRFLEKTSQDVEKAA
- a CDS encoding long-chain acyl-[acyl-carrier-protein] reductase, with the translated sequence MFGLIGHSTSFEAARRKAMELGFDHISDGDLDVWCSAPPQLVEHVEVTSPTGTTIEGAYIDSCFVPEMLSRFKTARRKVLNAMELAQKKGINITALGGFTSIIFENFNLLQHQTVRSTTLDWQRFTTGNTHTAWVICRQVENNAPTLGIDLSKAKVAVVGATGDIGSAVCRWLQARTGVEELLLVARQQQPLLDLQQELGGGRILTLDEALPEADVVVWVASMPKTLEIDHNSLKKPCLMIDGGYPKNLDTKVAGGGIHVLKGGIVEFCRDIGWSMMAIAEMEKPQRQMFACFAEAMLLEFERCHTNFSWGRNNITLEKMDFIGAASVRHGFSTLNLHPNLQATAA